The Microbulbifer sp. YPW1 genome contains a region encoding:
- a CDS encoding alginate export family protein: MNSRTLPRPGKFPRLVGMTLLGAVSAVALQAQAADDNSAPTLLDALQSGKASVSLRYRLENVDQENFDEDANASTLKTRLSWDSGNYRGFTAGIEMDNVTATGDEDYNSTVNGNGSYPVVADPVGTEVNQAYLKYAAGDYSATVGRQRINLGDQRFVGGVGWRQNEQTYDGYRFQYGAAESLRIDYSYVYNVNRIFGEDSAKGDLRGDIQLFNASYPVTKGHEFALYLLDLDLANAVDASSRTLGLTYTGDFGPLKARLGYARQGESGDSSLNYSAPYYLAEVSGALGPVNAKLGHEVLGSDNGVGFTTPLATLHKFQGFADQFLATPGDGVEDSYLGASAKVFGGNLGVTYHKFAAAESAANWGDEWDLSYGRPINDTLAALVKYAVYSADEHGVDTNKLWLQLTAKF, from the coding sequence ATGAACTCCCGTACACTTCCCCGTCCTGGTAAATTCCCCCGTCTTGTTGGCATGACATTGCTGGGTGCTGTGAGCGCAGTAGCACTGCAGGCGCAGGCCGCCGATGACAACAGCGCGCCAACGTTGCTCGATGCGCTGCAGAGCGGCAAGGCCAGCGTCAGCCTGCGGTACCGCCTGGAAAACGTCGATCAGGAAAACTTCGATGAAGATGCCAACGCATCCACATTGAAGACCCGCCTGAGCTGGGATAGCGGAAATTATCGCGGCTTCACCGCGGGTATCGAGATGGATAACGTCACCGCGACCGGTGACGAAGATTACAACTCCACGGTGAACGGCAATGGCTCCTACCCGGTGGTGGCCGATCCGGTGGGTACCGAAGTCAATCAGGCCTACCTGAAATACGCTGCGGGGGATTACTCGGCGACCGTCGGGCGCCAGCGTATCAACCTCGGCGACCAGCGTTTTGTCGGCGGCGTCGGCTGGCGCCAGAACGAGCAGACCTACGACGGTTACCGCTTCCAGTACGGTGCTGCCGAATCCCTGCGCATCGATTACAGCTATGTGTACAACGTCAATCGCATCTTTGGTGAGGACAGTGCCAAGGGTGACCTGCGTGGCGATATCCAGTTGTTCAATGCCAGCTACCCGGTGACCAAAGGACACGAGTTTGCCCTATATCTGCTGGATCTCGATCTGGCGAACGCCGTCGATGCCTCCAGTCGCACCCTGGGGCTCACCTATACCGGCGACTTCGGCCCGCTCAAGGCGCGCTTGGGCTACGCCCGCCAGGGCGAGAGTGGCGACAGCTCCCTGAACTACAGCGCGCCCTACTATCTGGCCGAAGTGTCCGGCGCGCTGGGGCCGGTCAATGCCAAGCTGGGTCATGAGGTATTGGGTAGTGACAACGGCGTCGGCTTTACCACCCCGCTGGCGACCCTGCACAAATTCCAGGGGTTCGCTGACCAGTTCCTGGCGACACCGGGGGACGGCGTTGAGGACAGCTACCTGGGTGCTTCTGCCAAAGTGTTCGGTGGCAATCTGGGGGTGACTTATCACAAGTTCGCCGCTGCAGAGAGCGCTGCCAACTGGGGTGACGAGTGGGATCTCAGTTACGGCCGGCCGATCAATGACACACTGGCGGCGCTGGTGAAATACGCGGTCTACAGCGCCGACGAGCACGGTGTCGATACCAACAAGCTGTGGCTGCAGCTGACCGCCAAATTCTGA
- a CDS encoding nitrate/nitrite transporter: MQYTDKLASRALMTATAMFAANFSVWTLYAVLGVSIGDQLRLSATEFGVLLAAPMLSGALLRFPLGLLVERFSAKKLIVLQMILVVPILVLLPHIRSYSGYLLAGLWLGISGTSFVAGIRYISPWFEGRQQGTAMGIFGAGNAGAAITLALSPAIENWLGQDMIGPLYGAGLFVMAILFALTAPEETRYMRSRRRTEFDFHLRPLRELRVWRFGLYYYFVFGSFLALLLWLPQYYLDVYGVSTQKAMALTLLFVAVSSSVRALGGWFADRYGARAVNWSVFWTCLVCLFFLSYPPTSMTIHGVARDVHLNIEVGIELFTLLILVIGIAQGFGRAAVYKIVYDKYPQHMGSVGGTVATIGALGGFSLPVLFGMAQDIVGIHSAAFMLLYGVLAVCMLVMYLTVQRERVQQRVQFAEQHNFLLDE, translated from the coding sequence ATGCAATACACTGACAAACTCGCCAGCCGCGCATTGATGACGGCCACCGCGATGTTCGCCGCAAATTTTTCCGTGTGGACCCTGTATGCGGTGCTGGGGGTTTCCATCGGTGATCAGTTGCGGCTTTCCGCCACCGAGTTTGGCGTGTTGCTGGCGGCGCCCATGCTGAGTGGTGCGCTGCTGAGGTTTCCGTTGGGATTGCTGGTTGAAAGGTTCTCGGCAAAAAAACTGATTGTGCTGCAGATGATTCTGGTGGTGCCGATACTGGTGCTGCTGCCGCACATTCGCAGTTACAGCGGCTATTTGCTGGCGGGGCTGTGGCTGGGGATTTCCGGGACTTCGTTCGTGGCCGGCATCCGCTATATCAGCCCCTGGTTTGAAGGGCGGCAGCAGGGGACGGCGATGGGGATTTTCGGTGCCGGCAATGCCGGTGCGGCAATTACCCTGGCGCTGTCACCGGCGATTGAAAACTGGTTGGGGCAGGACATGATCGGGCCGCTCTACGGCGCCGGCCTGTTTGTTATGGCGATCCTGTTTGCCCTGACGGCGCCGGAAGAGACCCGCTACATGCGCAGCCGGCGCCGCACGGAGTTCGATTTTCACCTGCGCCCGCTGCGGGAGCTGCGCGTATGGCGCTTCGGCCTCTATTACTATTTCGTGTTTGGCAGTTTTCTCGCGCTGCTGTTGTGGCTGCCGCAGTACTACCTGGATGTGTACGGCGTTTCCACCCAGAAAGCCATGGCGTTGACGCTGCTGTTTGTGGCGGTGTCCAGCAGCGTGCGTGCCCTGGGCGGGTGGTTTGCAGATCGCTACGGCGCGCGTGCGGTCAACTGGAGCGTCTTCTGGACGTGTCTGGTGTGTCTGTTCTTTCTCAGTTATCCCCCCACCAGCATGACGATTCACGGTGTGGCGCGCGACGTGCACCTGAACATCGAGGTGGGTATCGAGTTGTTCACCCTGTTGATCCTGGTTATCGGTATTGCCCAGGGGTTCGGGCGCGCGGCCGTGTACAAGATCGTTTACGACAAGTACCCGCAACATATGGGAAGCGTCGGCGGCACCGTGGCCACAATCGGCGCGCTCGGCGGTTTCAGTCTCCCCGTCTTGTTTGGTATGGCCCAGGACATTGTGGGTATCCACAGTGCGGCGTTTATGTTGCTGTACGGTGTGCTGGCCGTATGCATGCTGGTGATGTACCTGACGGTGCAACGGGAGCGGGTCCAGCAGAGAGTGCAGTTTGCCGAACAGCACAACTTCCTGCTCGATGAATAG
- a CDS encoding NarK family nitrate/nitrite MFS transporter, which translates to MSTPSGLNLFDWGDPKIKTLHITWFAFFLSFVVWFSHAPLMVFIKEAFDLSSQQVKALLILNVALTIPARIIIGMMVDKFGPRSVYSALLIISSGICLGFATADTYESLALFRFLLGFVGAGFVIGIRMVGEWFPAKQVGLAEGIYGGWGNFGSAAGAMTLPTIALMFGGEDGWRYALGITGVIAGLYGLFYYRVARNTPKGSTYFKPKKTGGLEVTSKKDLYFYLLMNIPMYLALAALAYKLSPAGVQLLTWDTTYLMWGLLVVLFAVQTRQIWHVNKEHLQEGVPELEKYNFKQVAILDLAYFVTFGSELAVVSMLPLFFLETFDGLSAVQAGLLASGFAFMNLVSRPTGGHFSDKMGRRRSLMFLIGGLALGYLVLSQITSGWWISAAVLATMACSFFVQAGEGAVFAVVPLVKRRMTGQIAGMAGAYGNVGAVTYLTALSFVDYSTFFLIIAASAGLVFFACAFLDEPKGQIAEVLPDGSVQLISVE; encoded by the coding sequence ATGAGTACACCCAGCGGCCTCAATCTTTTCGATTGGGGTGATCCGAAAATAAAAACACTGCACATCACCTGGTTCGCTTTCTTCCTGAGTTTCGTGGTGTGGTTCAGCCACGCGCCTCTGATGGTCTTTATCAAGGAAGCATTCGATCTCAGCAGCCAGCAGGTCAAGGCGCTGCTGATTCTCAACGTGGCACTGACGATCCCGGCGCGGATCATCATCGGCATGATGGTGGACAAGTTCGGGCCGCGCTCGGTGTACAGTGCGCTGCTGATCATTTCTTCCGGGATCTGTCTCGGCTTCGCCACCGCCGACACCTATGAATCCCTCGCCCTGTTCCGCTTCCTGCTCGGGTTTGTCGGCGCCGGCTTCGTGATCGGCATTCGCATGGTGGGCGAGTGGTTCCCGGCGAAGCAGGTGGGGCTGGCGGAAGGTATTTACGGCGGCTGGGGCAACTTTGGTTCCGCCGCCGGGGCCATGACCCTGCCCACCATCGCGCTGATGTTCGGCGGTGAAGATGGCTGGCGTTACGCGCTGGGCATCACCGGCGTCATCGCCGGCCTGTACGGTCTCTTCTACTACCGCGTTGCGCGCAACACACCTAAGGGCTCCACCTACTTCAAACCGAAAAAAACCGGTGGTCTGGAAGTCACCAGCAAGAAAGATCTGTACTTCTACCTGTTGATGAACATTCCCATGTACCTGGCGCTGGCGGCACTGGCTTACAAACTGTCACCGGCCGGTGTGCAGCTGCTGACCTGGGACACCACCTACCTGATGTGGGGACTGCTGGTGGTACTGTTCGCGGTGCAGACCCGCCAGATCTGGCACGTCAACAAGGAACACCTGCAGGAAGGTGTGCCGGAGCTGGAGAAATACAATTTCAAGCAGGTGGCCATCCTCGACCTGGCCTACTTTGTCACCTTCGGTTCAGAGCTGGCAGTGGTATCCATGCTGCCGCTGTTTTTCCTCGAAACCTTCGACGGACTGAGCGCGGTGCAGGCGGGCCTGCTGGCTTCCGGCTTCGCCTTTATGAACCTGGTATCGCGCCCCACCGGCGGCCACTTCAGTGACAAGATGGGACGTCGCCGCAGCCTGATGTTCCTGATCGGCGGCCTGGCCCTGGGTTACCTGGTGCTGAGCCAGATCACCAGCGGCTGGTGGATCTCTGCCGCGGTGCTCGCCACCATGGCCTGCTCCTTCTTCGTACAGGCCGGTGAAGGTGCGGTGTTCGCGGTGGTGCCGCTGGTCAAGCGCCGCATGACCGGGCAGATCGCCGGTATGGCCGGTGCCTACGGCAACGTGGGCGCAGTGACCTACCTGACCGCGCTGTCCTTTGTCGACTACAGCACCTTCTTCCTGATCATTGCCGCCTCTGCCGGGCTGGTATTTTTCGCCTGTGCCTTCCTCGATGAACCCAAGGGACAAATCGCGGAAGTACTGCCCGATGGCAGCGTGCAGCTGATCAGCGTCGAATAG
- a CDS encoding bifunctional protein-serine/threonine kinase/phosphatase, protein MTVKTDPAHATDIAPGKTATAHSQQLELRAGCCSRAGIKPQNEDAAVFHWPADPHLQKYLGAVAAVADGVSSAEAGALASSTATEQFVSDYYRAPDTWSAARAGQKVLASINSKLYRKSHEFAQEEKGYLCTFSALVFKSRTGHFFHVGDSRIQLLRGDKLDCLTRDHTVTLGHRRRILARALGMDTGLQVDYGRVDLALRDQLLLTSDGVHDFVPKITTMEVLRSDDLTPQQKAETLVRYAEENGSDDNLTAVVVEVTALPATTLDEYSHQLTRLPFPPSLEPGMILDGYKVERELFSSQRSQLYLVRDTVSGETLVMKTPSVNYEDDIHYIDRFVQEEWIGLRVQSDRVVRIHRQNRQRTALYYLMEYVEGCTLESWITRNHFPKPAEAFRIVREIAEGLRAFHEQETIHQDLKPANIMLDGSGRVKIIDFGSVYVAGSAEVFRPLQHPGALGTASYSDPHYILGHNTGIQGDIYALATIAYEMFTGELPYGEEINECRARADYEQLRYRAAGQFNPVIPIWFDRTLERGCAIDLEQRYHSLDAFVHDLGTPNPMYLRDDPADRDAHNASLFWKLLCGLWAMTLLSVIALFSSN, encoded by the coding sequence ATGACCGTGAAAACTGATCCAGCACATGCAACCGATATCGCACCCGGTAAAACAGCAACAGCCCACTCGCAGCAGCTCGAGCTGCGAGCGGGCTGTTGCAGCCGCGCCGGTATCAAGCCGCAGAACGAGGACGCGGCGGTGTTCCACTGGCCCGCCGATCCGCACCTGCAGAAATATCTCGGTGCCGTCGCCGCGGTCGCGGACGGTGTCAGTTCCGCAGAAGCCGGCGCACTCGCCAGCAGTACCGCCACCGAGCAGTTTGTCAGCGACTACTACCGCGCGCCGGATACCTGGTCCGCAGCGCGTGCCGGGCAGAAGGTGCTGGCCTCCATCAACAGCAAGCTGTATCGCAAGAGCCACGAATTCGCCCAGGAAGAAAAAGGCTACCTGTGCACCTTTTCCGCACTGGTGTTCAAATCCCGCACGGGACATTTCTTCCACGTCGGCGACAGCCGTATCCAATTACTGCGCGGGGATAAACTGGATTGCCTGACCCGCGATCACACCGTCACCCTGGGTCACCGCCGGCGCATACTGGCGCGCGCACTGGGCATGGATACCGGGCTGCAGGTGGATTACGGGCGCGTGGATCTGGCCCTGAGGGACCAGCTCCTGCTGACCAGCGACGGCGTGCACGACTTCGTGCCGAAAATAACCACCATGGAAGTCCTGCGCAGCGACGACCTGACCCCGCAGCAAAAAGCCGAGACGCTGGTGCGCTACGCCGAAGAGAACGGCAGCGACGACAACCTCACCGCCGTGGTGGTGGAAGTGACCGCACTGCCCGCCACCACCCTCGATGAATACAGTCACCAGCTCACGCGCCTGCCGTTCCCGCCGTCGCTGGAACCGGGCATGATCCTCGACGGCTACAAAGTGGAGCGCGAACTGTTTTCCTCCCAGCGCAGCCAGCTGTACCTGGTGCGCGATACTGTCAGTGGCGAAACCCTGGTGATGAAAACCCCGTCCGTGAATTACGAGGACGACATTCACTATATCGACCGTTTCGTACAGGAAGAGTGGATTGGCCTGCGTGTCCAAAGCGATCGCGTGGTGCGCATTCACCGGCAGAACCGCCAGCGCACCGCGCTCTACTACCTGATGGAATATGTTGAAGGCTGCACGCTGGAATCCTGGATCACCCGCAATCATTTCCCCAAGCCCGCCGAGGCGTTCCGCATCGTGCGCGAGATTGCCGAGGGCCTGCGCGCATTTCACGAACAGGAAACCATTCACCAGGACCTGAAGCCGGCCAACATCATGCTCGACGGCTCCGGCCGCGTGAAAATTATCGACTTCGGTTCGGTATACGTCGCCGGCTCCGCGGAAGTGTTCCGCCCATTGCAACACCCGGGGGCACTGGGTACCGCCTCCTACTCCGACCCTCACTACATTCTCGGCCACAACACCGGCATCCAGGGCGACATCTACGCGCTGGCCACCATCGCCTATGAAATGTTTACCGGCGAGCTGCCGTACGGTGAAGAGATCAACGAATGCCGCGCGCGCGCCGATTACGAGCAACTGCGCTACCGCGCCGCCGGCCAGTTCAACCCGGTGATCCCGATCTGGTTTGACCGCACCCTGGAGCGCGGCTGCGCCATCGACCTGGAGCAGCGCTACCACAGCCTCGACGCATTCGTGCACGACCTCGGCACGCCCAACCCCATGTACCTGCGCGACGATCCCGCCGACCGCGACGCGCACAACGCCTCTTTATTCTGGAAGCTGCTGTGCGGCCTGTGGGCGATGACCCTGCTGTCGGTGATTGCGCTTTTTTCCAGCAACTAG
- a CDS encoding ribonucleoside triphosphate reductase, whose product MTTTHATRPPQSPIEDPSPQPGTALLVYKRDGRTLPFDARRIYRALLRAGRAAGAYAEAEAHLLTAQVRKVIEHRYDGSVAVDIEDIQNIVEQVLISNNHLDTARGYIAYRSRHQQLREDRHTLVDVTSSIDEYLQREDWRVAANANQGYSLGGLILNSAGKMIANYWLNHVYSPEIGAAHREGDLHIHDLDMLSGYCAGWSLRTLLQEGLNGIPGKVESGPPAHLSSAIGQIVNFLGTLQNEWAGAQAFSSFDTYMAPFIRKDGLSYREVRQCIQELIFNLNVPSRWGTQTPFTNLTFDWVCPEDLREQVPVIAGEEMPFTYGELQQEMDLINRAYIEVMTEGDARGRVFTFPIPTYNITEDFPWHSENAERLFAMTARYGLPYFQNFINSDMSPNMVRSMCCRLQLDLRELLKRGNGLFGSAEQTGSLGVVTVNCARLGYLHRGDEAGLMMSLDRLLELARDSLEVKRKVIQRHMDTGLFPYSKRYLGTLRNHFSTIGVNGINEMIRNFSGDREDITSANGHQMAERLLQHIRARMTEFQEETGHLYNLEATPAEGTTYRFAREDRKRFPDILQAGCEEAPYYTNSSQLPVGFTDDPFEALSRQESLQSLYTGGTVLHLYLGEQLPDANSCRELVHRALANFRLPYITVTPTFSICPTHGYLSGEHQFCPRCDEELIARKRACSERTNKEALMENHQQENSHAN is encoded by the coding sequence ATGACGACCACGCACGCAACCCGCCCCCCGCAGTCCCCCATCGAAGACCCCAGCCCGCAACCGGGCACGGCGCTGCTCGTATACAAACGCGACGGCCGTACCCTGCCCTTCGACGCCCGCCGCATTTACCGCGCGCTGTTGCGAGCGGGGCGCGCAGCCGGGGCATACGCAGAGGCGGAGGCGCACCTGCTCACCGCACAGGTGCGCAAAGTCATCGAACACCGTTACGACGGCAGCGTGGCGGTGGATATTGAAGACATCCAGAATATTGTCGAGCAGGTACTGATCAGCAATAACCACCTGGATACCGCGCGCGGCTACATCGCTTACCGCAGCCGTCACCAGCAACTTCGCGAAGATCGCCACACCCTGGTCGACGTGACCAGCTCCATCGACGAATACCTGCAGCGGGAGGACTGGCGTGTGGCGGCGAACGCCAACCAGGGCTATTCCCTGGGCGGGCTGATCCTGAACAGCGCCGGCAAGATGATCGCCAACTACTGGCTCAACCACGTCTACAGCCCGGAAATCGGTGCCGCCCACCGCGAGGGCGACCTGCATATCCACGACCTCGACATGCTGTCCGGCTACTGCGCCGGCTGGTCTCTGCGCACACTGTTGCAGGAGGGCCTCAACGGCATCCCCGGCAAGGTCGAGTCCGGACCGCCCGCGCACCTGTCCAGCGCCATCGGCCAGATTGTGAATTTTCTCGGCACCCTGCAAAACGAGTGGGCCGGGGCCCAGGCCTTCAGTTCCTTCGATACCTACATGGCCCCGTTTATCCGCAAGGATGGGCTCAGCTACCGCGAGGTGCGCCAGTGTATTCAGGAACTGATCTTCAACCTCAATGTGCCGTCCCGCTGGGGCACGCAAACGCCGTTTACCAACCTCACCTTTGACTGGGTGTGCCCGGAAGACCTGCGCGAACAGGTCCCGGTGATCGCCGGGGAGGAAATGCCATTTACCTACGGCGAACTGCAACAGGAAATGGACCTGATCAACCGCGCCTATATCGAAGTGATGACCGAGGGGGATGCCCGCGGCCGCGTGTTTACCTTCCCCATCCCCACCTACAACATCACCGAGGACTTTCCCTGGCACAGTGAAAATGCCGAACGCCTGTTCGCCATGACCGCGCGCTACGGCCTGCCCTATTTCCAGAACTTCATCAATTCCGACATGAGCCCCAACATGGTCCGCTCCATGTGCTGCCGCCTGCAGCTGGACCTGCGCGAACTGTTGAAGCGCGGCAACGGCCTGTTCGGTTCCGCCGAGCAGACCGGCTCCCTGGGCGTGGTAACTGTCAACTGCGCGCGCCTCGGCTACCTGCACCGCGGCGACGAAGCCGGCTTGATGATGAGCCTCGACCGCCTGCTGGAACTCGCGCGCGACTCCCTCGAGGTAAAGCGCAAGGTGATCCAGCGGCATATGGATACCGGGCTTTTCCCCTACAGCAAGCGCTACCTGGGCACCCTGCGCAATCACTTCTCCACCATCGGCGTCAACGGCATCAACGAGATGATCCGCAACTTCAGCGGCGACCGCGAAGATATCACCAGTGCAAACGGCCACCAGATGGCCGAGCGACTGTTGCAACATATCCGCGCGCGCATGACCGAGTTCCAGGAAGAAACCGGCCACCTGTATAACCTCGAAGCCACCCCGGCCGAGGGCACCACCTACCGCTTTGCGCGCGAGGACCGCAAGCGCTTCCCGGATATTCTGCAGGCGGGCTGTGAGGAAGCGCCCTACTACACCAACTCGTCACAACTGCCGGTTGGGTTTACCGACGACCCGTTCGAGGCACTGTCGCGCCAGGAATCCCTGCAATCCCTGTATACCGGCGGCACGGTGCTGCACCTGTACCTGGGCGAACAGCTGCCCGATGCAAACAGCTGCCGCGAGCTGGTGCACCGCGCGCTGGCCAACTTCCGCCTGCCGTACATCACCGTCACCCCGACCTTCTCCATCTGCCCGACTCACGGCTACCTCAGTGGCGAACACCAGTTCTGCCCGCGCTGTGACGAGGAACTGATCGCGCGCAAGCGCGCCTGCAGTGAAAGAACCAACAAAGAAGCACTCATGGAAAACCACCAACAGGAGAACAGCCATGCAAACTGA